The genomic DNA GGATTCTTGTGCTCGACAAAACATCACTCAAGCCAATCGCTTACAACAACTACAACTGCGCCAAGTCTTCTATCCCAGGTCTACATCGGGTTTTGGCTGGGTGCCTGTCATGGTTTGAAAACAGGAACATTTATCGAGTCAACGAATCAAAAAAATCCGAATGTGGACCCGAAAGGCACCACTTATCAAGTCAACGAATCCCAAAGCCCGAATGTGGACCCGAAATGGTCCCGACAAACTCTTGCGCCCACGGCATATCCGGTTCTTTCAGCAAGCAACGGATATGAATGGCTTGTTAAGAGATGCCCTTTTCGAGGTGGAAGGTGAGGTAGCGCATCTAGCTCCACTGCGTCATCCCCGGATGACCAATACCCCACGGGGGAACATATTGCCAGAGACATGTTGGGAGCGTTATTGAAACCTGACGTGATTAGGAACAGTATAGCCAAGAAACAGGCTGTTGCCGAGAGGACGTTATATATGTTTGTTCTCTCCCTTGGGCCACATTTTCAGTCTATGATGTCCTGGCTGCTGCAGGACTACGTCTTCTCACTAACTTCACAACATACATCCTTGTAAGATTTCCGGCTGCCCAGTAAACAACACCATGGCAGAATCAAAGATTGATCCCAGGGTATGCGATCACTTCTAGCCGCCATTTGCCTATCCTTTGAGGGCCCTGATGATGACTTAATTCAACAGATCTTCCCTCGGTGGGTGAGATATTCCGCCCTGCTCACTGTCAACGTGTTTGTATTTATGGGCAATATGTACTCAGTACGTACAGACGACTCGAGTCTTCCCGACAATCAAGGACTAACAATATTTATACAGTCTGGGATAGCTACTGGCTTCGGGAGCTTGGCAGAGGACCTTCAACTTCCCTTTGAAAAACTGTCGGACTTGATTAGCTACTCTGTGCTGGCTATGGGCTTGGCAAACATTTTCTGGATGCCTCTGGCGCTGTGTTTTGGCAAGCGTCCCGTTGTCCTCATCTCTATGGCGATGTTCGTGACCGGAATTATCTGGACTTGTGTCGCCAAAAACTACAATAGCCTCATGGGAGCTCGTGTTTTTGCCAGTTTCGGTATGTCTTTTCGGGTCTTGATAATCACGCATCCGCTGATTGTATCAGGATATGGTTCGATCGAGTCCTTGGGGCCCAGTATTCTCGCAGGCACGTTTGCCTAAGTATGATTCTAGATCAAGCATCATCTAACATGCCCTAACAGATCTATTCTACGAACGCAACTATGCCAGTGCGATGGCTACCTACGCTTTATTTCTCTCGGGCGGGTCGCAGATCGGACCCGTCATTGCCGGCTACCTGGTTGCATCAAACGGCTGGAGATGGTTCTTCTATTTGTGCTTGATCTTTGCTGCAGTCAACTTCGTGACAACCTTTTTCCTGTTGCCAGAAACCCTTTATGAGGCCGAGACTGCGACTGAGGACGAACCTCAGGGggatttggagaaggtcTCTCAACGACACATTGCAACAGTACCTTCGCGGTCGACCAGTGATTCATTTGGTTATGCGGCCTACTGGAAGGGGCTTTTTAAGGTTGGTATCTCACAGGCGGCCCGCGAAGAGGGAGTCTTGAAATTCTTGGGCTACACCTTTGCCCTGCCGCTACCGCTGATCGTGATACCTGGAGTCTTGCTCGCCTCAGTCATGTATGGTGTCGTTCTCGGAGGGTAAGCCATTCAGTTTCCATACCAAGAAGTTTGGAAGCATCTTGTACCGACTATTTTAGGGTTGTCTCCATCTCCACTCTCTGCCCATCGCTTCTCTCGCCACCTCCCTACCTCTTCACATCGGCCGACCTCGGTCTATTCACCCTTAGCAGCTTTATCGGCATCATCATTGCCTTCCCCATCGCTGGCCCTCTCACCGACTACGTCTCGCAATGGCTACGTCGCCGCAACAATAACATCCACAAACCGGAGCACCGCTTCCCAGCCCTCCTCGTCccctttctcctctgccCCCCCGGCCTAATCATATTCGGCTACTCCTTCGCCCACCAGCGACACTATATCGGCCCCGCCGCAGGTGCAGCTCTGTCCGCCGCGTCTCTCACTCTCGTCCCCTCGGTCATGCTCTCATATGTCGTGGACTCGTACCCGCGCACGAGCGGAGAGGCGCTGGTTCTGGTCAACGCGTCCAAAAACGTGGTTGCCTTTGGGCTGGCCAAGGGATCGTACTCGTGGATGGCGCTCGTGGGTGTTGACAAGATGTTTTACGAGTTTGCGGGTATCCAGTGGGCAGTGATTGCATTGGCGCTTCCCTTGTACTATGCCGGTCCTTGGATTCGGGCCAAAACAACGAACTTTGTGTAATAGGTTAGCTGTGAAGGTATATCTCCGATATGTCATCTTTTGCACAGTGTGAGGAAGTTCATACTTTAACCTACGTTCCCCGGTTGATAGAATCGTCCTACAATACTAAAGTTATGCTGAGAGAACTCTGCCGCGTCTCCACATAGTGAAGTACCACTGAAAGTGGAGGGAATATGGCATCCCAGAATTCTAGCGGAACAAGTTTCTCGAGGATTCAGTCACTTTCTGGGTCCATGTGGAGGATCTCGGGTCGGGCTATGTGGACAGAGAAATTACAACTGTAAATGTTTGAGTTGCAAACCAGTATAATATTCACTAGAAATCTTGCTTGACATGATTTCCATCAAGTAATCAACTTGCTCTGCTCCTTAGAATATACATGTATTTTTATTGCAACTATTAAACCCTAACATGGCGCTGAACACGCGTAGGCTATTCTACTGTAGACAAGAACAATAAGGAGTATAACACAGTCATCCCAGAAAAAGAATTACAACGCTGATTTCTCCCGTCCAATCTCCTCGCCATTAATCGCGTCCGCGGTGGAAATCAATGGCCTGTGAGGTGTGCTTGTACTTGGCCCCATTCGGCGTCCGCATGTTCCTTGGCTGGCAATGTAGTTCCAACAGCGGATGACTACATCTGTCAGCAATACTCAGCTTTTACCATTCATGATAGAACCAGGAAACTTCACAAGGGCAGTGCAAAATGCTCTCTCTAATTGTAATTCATAAGTATAACACAATTATTATTTTTTGTTACTGAAATCCGGCCTGTAAAGCTTCAGTTGCATACTAGAAAAGGTGATTCAATAGGCCAATAATTCCTTAGCTGGAGGGAATATGCCCAACTCAAGCTCATCCCCTGGAGCCATGGGTGGAGATTTGGGCGGAGGACGAGGTAGGGAGGCTTTCATGAAGATCGGAGCGCATTTTAAAACTTCCCTATTTACCACtatataaattactaaaCCTCGACTCCTGCTGCCCCCTTGGTAATGTATATCAGAGCACTTTGGTTGGGCATTCAACGCAAATTCTTTGCAAAGGCGAGAAGATCCTAGAATATTGCCGCCATGACATCGTCTCTTATGTTTAATGAGCCACATAAGTTGGGTTACAATGACAATACGACAGAAGGGAGCGCGTTCTCAATTAACACTGTATTCGATTTACTGGGCATCCTTCGTCTGATCCTGGTTCTATGGTATGTTCCGGGCTCAAAAAAAGGAGAGAGTCACTTAATTGTGAATTTTGCTATTCCTCTATACTCCTTCATAAATTTAAAGTAATTTGCTATGCCATTTGTAGGTGAGGACTAGTACTAGGAGTCACTGTTGCAGGTTTTATTCACCTATTAATAGTTACTCCCTACCCCCTGACCCATTCTCAACTCCTGATGCGCTGCGTATGTCTTATGTTTAAATCATATTAGTATAGAGGGAGAGTGCTAAAGCTTTATAAATATCCTAGTGCATGAATAGAACTGAGGAGCCATTGGAGGGAATCTAGGGACAATATTCACCTATGTACCTCATCGCCTTATATAAACAACTTATGCGATGTATTTTACCTC from Aspergillus fumigatus Af293 chromosome 8, whole genome shotgun sequence includes the following:
- a CDS encoding putative MFS transporter, producing the protein MAESKIDPRIFPRWVRYSALLTVNVFVFMGNMYSSGIATGFGSLAEDLQLPFEKLSDLISYSVLAMGLANIFWMPLALCFGKRPVVLISMAMFVTGIIWTCVAKNYNSLMGARVFASFDLFYERNYASAMATYALFLSGGSQIGPVIAGYLVASNGWRWFFYLCLIFAAVNFVTTFFLLPETLYEAETATEDEPQGDLEKVSQRHIATVPSRSTSDSFGYAAYWKGLFKVGISQAAREEGVLKFLGYTFALPLPLIVIPGVLLASVMYGVVLGGVVSISTLCPSLLSPPPYLFTSADLGLFTLSSFIGIIIAFPIAGPLTDYVSQWLRRRNNNIHKPEHRFPALLVPFLLCPPGLIIFGYSFAHQRHYIGPAAGAALSAASLTLVPSVMLSYVVDSYPRTSGEALVLVNASKNVVAFGLAKGSYSWMALVGVDKMFYEFAGIQWAVIALALPLYYAGPWIRAKTTNFV